In a genomic window of Scheffersomyces stipitis CBS 6054 chromosome 4, complete sequence:
- a CDS encoding inositol-pentakisphosphate 2-kinase — protein sequence MEISKITSPDDWSYFAKGAANILFKYNGPNDYLRHKLLRVRLLKQEDQYISTCELYDFIELKCKHLFPQQIIDIQLIVLTTDFVNQLDSKGNQLMLKERYGLLIPNILDGDYEKQVLSKNCTLYYDSNSSTTNISTNSDTNKIDSVIFEIKPKWLYDNVSSNYCRTCSYNQLRQYPRHYCPLDFLYKRTIDTGLDDLFKPIAPNILENIENSNKIPLKKLFRNFLNNPENVFQKLKQYQRINSKNDLIKNLSSPSDVSSNLSLVMTLRDVGLFIKFEKYNPNNNVHNSQNNVNNLIVLEDGKFVVSCNIYDLDLKSKLKYKHWLDVESKLQGIYNSSNDDWKYCVSYNEATDADFSRDLANETVDPSSNNEEMEVDIGI from the coding sequence ATGGAAATCTCCAAGATAACCAGCCCAGACGATTGGTCGTACTTCGCGAAGGGCGCAGCCAACATCCTCTTCAAATACAACGGGCCCAACGACTACTTGAGACACAAACTACTTAGAGTAAGACTTCTCAAACAGGAAGACCAGTACATTTCCACCTGCGAGCTCTACGACTTCATCGAGCTCAAATGCAAGCACCTATTTCCACAGCAGATCATTGACATTCAGCTTATAGTGCTAACCACAGACTTTGTCAACCAATTGGACTCCAAAGGAAACCAGTTGATGCTAAAAGAAAGATATGGCTTGCTTATTCCGAACATACTTGACGGAGACTATGAGAAACAGGTCctactgaaaaattgcacTTTGTACTACGATTCAAATTCAAGTACAACAAATATCAGCACGAATTCAGATACAAACAAGATCGACTCTGTGATCTTCGAAATAAAACCCAAATGGCTCTATGACAACGTTTCGTCCAACTACTGCCGAACATGCCTGTATAACCAGCTTCGGCAATACCCGAGACACTACTGTCCATTAGATTTCTTGTACAAACGAACTATCGACACTGGCTTGGACGATTTGTTCAAACCAATTGCTCCCAATATTCTCGAGAATATCGAGAATTCCAACAAAATCCCTTTAAAGAAGTTGTTCCGCAACTTTCTCAATAATCCGGAAAATGTGtttcaaaaattgaaacagTACCAAAGAATTAATTCCAAAAACGACCTCATCAAGAACCTCTCTTCGCCGCTGGATGTGCTGCTGAACCTCTCTTTGGTGATGACTTTACGAGATGTTGGGCTCTTTATtaagtttgaaaaatacaacCCCAACAATAACGTTCACAATTCACAGAACAAcgtcaacaacttgattgtACTAGAAGACGGCAAGTTCGTCGTTTCATGTAATATCTacgacttggacttgaagtcgaagttgaagtacaAACACTGGTTGGACGTTGAACTGAAGCTCCAGGGCATTTATAACTCCTCTAATGATGATTGGAAGTACTGCGTAAGTTATAATGAAGCCACAGACGCAGACTTCAGCAGAGACTTGGCTAACGAAACTGTCGATCCTAGTTCAaacaatgaagaaatggaagtagACATAGGAATATGA
- a CDS encoding predicted protein, whose product MRLSGVSLRISAFPTKSVSSISYSSFRNFSVQSRTYNTVGTDQVVLAEKPSFTGNGPFVELPKFNAIGNPSKLLNISLPQSSRLCIRHGFMVAIDGDPNQITSTEKWLTDTADYQELLSNEPVSLVINGNNKSYTVLEVDKSSDEWLIMDYDNIIAWTGFNFKLSPVDLYKQLSSFKTAGKGVIVINGDNQLFNVNVNAGEEVFVDPNTLIATTRKPRTKIMTKGKSLTLFKRYGTSKDENKNTTPVKFNLPRVGLVGGVVVSIEKKLKSLQNSITNVFDISSIRSNWSSVKTSLKPISRYVYIAYEYVKLLLVGNIIKRDPIFFRITGPAKILINTNTDKYGRIFTKREIEAIHRTGNMN is encoded by the coding sequence ATGAGACTATCAGGAGTTTCATTGAGAATTTCAGCATTTCCAACGAAGAGTgtatcttcaatttcatacAGTAGCTTCcggaatttttcagttcaaTCTCGTACCTACAATACAGTTGGCACAGACCAAGTCGTATTGGCAGAAAAGCCTCTGTTTACAGGAAATGGGCCGTTTGTTGAGTTGCCCAAGTTCAACGCCATAGGTAATCCTAGTAAGCTTCTCAACATCTCGCTTCCACAGTCTTCTAGATTGTGTATCAGACATGGGTTCATGGTGGCCATTGATGGAGACCCTAACCAGATTACCAGTACCGAAAAATGGTTGACAGACACAGCAGACTATCAGGAGTTGTTATCCAACGAACCAGTATCTCTTGTAATCAACGGAAACAACAAAAGCTATACCGTTTTAGAAGTAGATAAGTCAAGTGACGAATGGTTGATCATGGACTATGACAACATCATCGCTTGGACTgggttcaacttcaaactCTCACCTGTGGATTTGTACAAGCAATTGTCCAGTTTCAAGACTGCTGGAAAAGGTGTTATTGTAATCAATGGAGACAACCAATTGTTCAATGTCAATGTCAATGCTGGCGAAGAAGTATTTGTAGATCCAAATACGTTGATTGCTACTACAAGAAAACCAAGGACAAAGATTATGACTAAAGGAAAATCTTTAACATTGTTCAAAAGATACGGAACATCAAAAGACGAAAACAAAAACACAACACCagtcaagttcaatttaCCTAGAGTGGGTCTCGTCGGTGGAGTCGTTGTTAGCATCGAAAAGAAATTAAAGTCACTACAAAATAGCATTACAAACGtatttgatatttccaGCATACGGTCGAACTGGAGCTCAGTCAAGACATCATTGAAGCCTATAAGCAGATACGTTTACATAGCATATGAATACGTCAAATTGTTGCTTGTTGGTAACATCATAAAGAGAGATCCTATATTCTTCCGCATCACGGGACCAGCCAAGATTCTAATCAACACCAATACGGATAAGTACGGTCGTATATTCACTAAGCGAGAAATCGAGGCAATTCACCGGACTGGCAACATGAATTGA
- a CDS encoding supressor of snf1 mutation — translation MTMDSGGVSQIVAALGVVYEPKSSNAQRREAQDFLESIKSNDESPYWGYQLALPENNGKNYIVRHFGLSLLQNSIKSKYHLFDTTKTLAIRNWVVDLSNKIQQDDPHYLKEKIAFLWVSIAKRIWGCYLIKGYNKDNIENSHPPENHNHNDNHNNLKPQVSEQEASDGWASMDADLWKLWSSGFTCRELSLIIIRTLFEDIYLLDDPIASKRTIILNQLSVLIVTPSSILDAIYEHNPNVSICKALPNGWFVVWSQFLIEILSSNDFKSSTCQAFVPKILATFKTCLHWVQPAVLRSENIMQTLINILTIPDVKLKTLAVDCLHILFTRSYSSSDDFDFFIGSIFTTEGVSKLMQFYQSLEIDPDDVDEQVYSLLKKTVEMIVSLSEYLNISSKNKVSWETADVDNYLRLVLATTNHPSLIISGLSLQMWVTILRFDELSSKDPIVNSLLDLLEIAANRTINYTYDDSNVSKKFLEVDFDSTPDANSFLQNYKKFNEDIVRITICKKPEEGLQWLENRLQAFFSSELGSQCITQYKLDEKSEALNYGTSQFNIIENCIRGISRWRIWYNGDDFEVVNDRLNKLVESLGERLLAMNIACPLLIRKQVQTLVQFAPLLKDVSPLMFQVLERILTTATFEYPPNISDDEKELIRDLRTSCGTELNRLAYIMPESLKKIFNDLENVVANILSSKKVTDHENVAFKSFLLVIASRSSITDKDELFAKIVDPELAAWSAPETEKGLMDLHWFMERMGIVEIASYFQSRGITATTNLLEAKMDEEGRLLKNKLKDHWSSIFPIRATRIFIQYSIEKLGHDSTEYLNLLKLWKPRVQPIIPHILQLLTQIQAYHNPDNWKELPDAVQAFVRYSCMERFWQQGVSIQSKETFIEENVKAALTLRDFADSVGHLIRYTREYAFLTIGSLSQLEDTLYEIPNIATMIWKAVAGDTVGITLHSWKHMINSCLRSVIKFCPVKYVDVFMAELLPKAFIDIDKLIVSRWEKVYQNGLKLQGNEDDETLSEEMMEEHMLRQLTATVVRFLMDVVSQYNSKTTTDTQFACRRLIIENKEVMAPFLQICCHIIMFKDTKCSFNTILVVRNVLSDILLRDDEVDKFLCDHLMKALLHVLMDDYFVETHGEAAIALTSLYCTLRSKNDYPARVMIQYLPNITTHHVSNFESLLVSSKSLKHQRAALLELVRIAKEVADDFDDMDKRKKQLEAASISRKKKTNGVDVMNDPFTESGALNNLFGEE, via the exons ATGACAATGGACAGCGGAGGTGTATCCCAAATAGTAGCTGCACTCGGCGTAGTATATGAGCCCAAGTCTAGCAACGCTCAGCGCCGTGAGGCCCAGGACTTCTTAGAGTCCATCAAATCCAACGATGAGCTGCCATACTGGGGTTACCAGTTGGCGCTACCAGAGAACAACGGTAAGAATTACATCGTGCGTCACTTTGGATTGTCGCTTCTCCAGAACTCCATCAAAAGCAAGTATCATCTCTTTGACACCACCAAGACATTGGCTATCCGCAACTGGGTGGTAGATTTGAGCAATAAAATCCAACAAGACGATCCGCATTATCTCAAGGAGAAGATTGCTTTTCTCTGGGTATCCATAGCCAAACGTATCTGGGGATGTTATTTGATCAAGGGCTACAATAAGGATAACATTGAAAACTCGCATCCTCCCGAAAACCACAATCATAACGATAACCATAATA ATCTCAAACCGCAAGTCtcagaacaagaagcttCCGATGGCTGGGCCAGCATGGATGCTGATCTCTGGAAGTTGTGGAGCCTGGGATTCACGTGTCGTGAACTATCTCTCATCATCATTCGCACGCTTTTTGAAGACATTTATCTTCTTGACGATCCCATTGCTTCTAAAAGAACTATTATTCTCAACCAATTGAGTGTATTGATTGTCACACCGTCGTCTATTCTTGATGCCATCTACGAACACAACCCCAATGTATCGATATGTAAAGCCTTGCCCAACGGTTGGTTTGTAGTTTGGAGCCAGTTTCTCATTGAGATTCTCTCCAGCAATGACTTCAAGAGTAGCACCTGTCAAGCTTTTGTTCCCAAAATTCTTGCTACGTTCAAGACGTGTTTGCATTGGGTCCAGCCAGCGGTTTTGCGGTCAGAAAACATTATGCAAACACTCATAAACATCTTAACAATCCCTGACGTCAAGTTGAAAACCTTGGCTGTAGACTGCTTGCACATATTGTTCACGAGAAGCTACAGCAGCAGCGACgactttgatttcttcatcggTTCCATCTTCACCACCGAAGGAGTGTCGAAGTTGATGCAGTTCTACCAGTCCTTAGAAATAGACCCAGATGATGTAGACGAGCAGGTGTATTCGCTCTTGAAAAAGACAGTAGAAATGATAGTTTCCCTCAGCGAGTACCTCAACATATcatccaagaacaaggtCTCTTGGGAAACGGCTGATGTCGACAACTACTTGAGACTCGTTTTAGCGACGACAAACCACCCTAGTTTAATCATCAGTGGTTTGTCATTACAGATGTGGGTTACAATCTTGCGATTTGACGAATTGAGCTCCAAAGATCCCATAGTCAATAGCCTCTTGGATTTATTGGAAATCGCAGCAAATAGAACGATAAACTATACCTACGATGACAGCAACgtctccaagaagttcttggagGTAGATTTTGATTCAACTCCGGACGCCAACTCGTTCCTTCAGAACTATAAGAAGTTTAACGAGGATATCGTCAGAATTACCATCTGTAAAAAACCCGAAGAAGGATTGCAATGGTTGGAAAACAGACTCCAGGCGTTCTTCAGCTCAGAATTGGGTAGCCAATGCATAACCCAGTACAAGCTCGACGAGAAGTCAGAAGCATTGAACTACGGCACGTCTCAGTTCAACATCATCGAAAATTGCATAAGGGGCATTTCCAGATGGAGAATCTGGTACAATGGCGACgactttgaagttgtcaatGACCGTTTGAACAAACTTGTAGAAAGTTTAGGTGAAAGGCTTTTGGCCATGAACATTGCCTGTCCTCTATTAATTAGAAAACAGGTCCAAACCTTGGTTCAATTTGCTCCACTTCTAAAGGATGTGAGCCCTTTGATGTTTCAAGTATTGGAGAGAATTCTCACAACAGCAACGTTTGAGTATCCACCAAATATATCTGACGACGAAAAGGAGTTGATCAGAGACTTGAGAACAAGTTGTGGCACAGAATTGAACAGATTGGCATATATAATGCCTGaatccttgaagaaaatctttAACGACTTGGAGAATGTGGTTGCGAACATtttgtcttccaagaaggtCACCGACCACGAAAATGTTGCTTTCAAGTCGTTTTTGTTGGTTATagcttcaagatcttctaTTACAGATAAAGACGAACTCTTTGCCAAGATTGTGGACCCAGAATTGGCAGCCTGGTCAGCGCCAGAAACGGAAAAAGGTCTTATGGACTTACATTGGTTTATGGAAAGAATGGGTATAGTAGAAATAGCATCATATTTCCAAAGCAGAGGCATCACTGCTACGACAAACCTTTTAGAGGCGAAGatggatgaagaaggaaggctattgaagaataaatTGAAAGACCATTGGTCTTCTATTTTCCCCATCAGAGCAACAAGAATCTTCATCCAGTACagtattgaaaagttgggCCACGATTCCACCGAGTACTTGAACTTATTAAAGTTGTGGAAACCGCGCGTTCAGCCTATCATTCCGCACATTCTACAACTCTTGACTCAGATCCAAGCTTACCATAATCCAGATAACTGGAAAGAATTACCCGATGCGGTACAAGCTTTCGTCAGATACAGTTGCATGGAAAGATTCTGGCAACAGGGTGTTTCGATTCAGTCCAAGGAGACTTTTATAGAAGAGAATGTGAAAGCAGCGTTGACGTTAAGAGACTTTGCCGACTCTGTGGGCCATTTAATTAGATATACCAGAGAGTATGCGTTCTTGACAATTGGGTCTTTATCGCAGTTGGAAGATACCCTTTACGAAATTCCTAATATCGCAACCATGATATGGAAAGCAGTGGCTGGCGATACAGTGGGTATCACTTTACATAGTTGGAAGCATATGATCAACAGTTGTTTGAGGAGTGTGATCAAGTTTTGTCCAGTCAAGTatgttgatgttttcaTGGCTGAATTGCTTCCCAAGGCATTTATCGATATTGATAAGTTAATTGTCAGTAGATGGGAAAAGGTTTACCAGAACGGGTTAAAGTTGCAAGGgaatgaagacgacgaaaCGTTATCCGAAGAGATGATGGAAGAACATATGTTGAGGCAATTGACAGCTACCGTGGTTCGTTTCTTGATGGATGTTGTGAGTCAGTACAATTCCAAAACCACTACCGACACACAATTTGCTTGTCGTAGACTCATTATTGAGAATAAGGAAGTGATGGCTCCGTTCCTACAGATCTGTTGTCATATAATCATGTTCAAAGACACCAAGTGTTCATTCAACACCATCTTGGTTGTCAGAAATGTGTTACTGGATATTCTCTTGCGAGACGATGAAGTAGACAAATTTTTGTGTGACCACTTGATGAAGGCACTCTTGCATGTATTGATGGATGACTACTTTGTAGAAACCCATGGAGAAGCCGCTATAGCTTTGACTTCATTGTATTGTACTTTGAGATCCAAAAACGACTATCCAGCTAGGGTCATGATCCAATACTTGCCCAACATCACCACACATCACGTGAGCAACTTTGAGTCGTTGTTGGTCAGctccaagtcgttgaagCACCAGAGAGCTGCTTTGCTTGAGTTGGTCAGAATAGCCAAGGAAGTTGCTGACGACTTTGACGACATGGACAAACGTaagaaacaacttgaagcaGCCTCTATTTCcaggaagaaaaagacaaacGGTGTAGACGTTATGAACGATCCATTTACAGAAAGTGGCGCCTTAAACAACTTATTTGGGGAAGAATGA
- a CDS encoding predicted protein, with protein sequence MAQSTSEALKNIKNKHRRQKIFGEIKHEKNKQRHKLRAERAKEERLNPELKEERIKNNVPETIDSKRVFDETIAAEVEGEDEFQQYFNSGIEPKILLTTSEEAKKPAYEFADMVMDFLPNVTFIKRKKEYSMKEIAKHAASREYTDLLVINEDKKKVTGITMIHLPEGPTFYFSITSIVEGKQIKGHGRASEHIPELVLNNFNTRMGKTVGRMFQTMFPHSPEIVARQVVTLHNQRDYIFFRRHRYIFRNEEKVGLQELGPQFTLKLRRMQKGIRGETVWEHRPDMERDKRKFYL encoded by the coding sequence CGAGATCAAACATGAGAAGAACAAACAGCGTCACAAGTTGAGAGCTGAAAGAGCCAAAGAGGAGAGATTGAATCCAGAATtaaaggaagaaagaatcaagaataaTGTCCCAGAAACCATAGACAGTAAACGTGTATTTGACGAAACCATAGCTGCTGAGgttgaaggtgaagacGAGTTCCAGCAGTACTTCAACTCTGGAATAGAGCCTAAGATTTTGCTCACTACTAgtgaagaagccaagaagcCAGCATACGAGTTCGCTGATATGGTTATGGATTTCTTGCCCAACGTCACCTTTatcaaaagaaagaaggagTATTCGATGAAGGAAATTGCCAAGCATGCTGCCAGCAGAGAATACACGGACTTGCTCGTTATCaacgaagacaagaagaaggtaacGGGGATCACCATGATTCATTTACCTGAGGGTCCTACATTCTATTTTTCCATAACTTCCATTGTAGAAGGAAAACAGATCAAGGGTCACGGTAGGGCATCTGAGCATATACCTGAGTTggtgttgaacaacttcaacaccagAATGGGTAAGACTGTCGGCAGAATGTTCCAGACAATGTTCCCCCACAGTCCAGAAATCGTAGCCAGACAGGTGGTGACTTTGCATAACCAAAGAGATtatattttcttcagacGACACAGATACATTTTCCGTAATGAAGAGAAGGTAGGGCTACAAGAGTTGGGGCCACAGTTCACACTCAAGTTGAGAAGAATGCAGAAGGGGATCCGTGGAGAGACCGTCTGGGAACATAGACCGGACATGGAACGTGACAAGAGAAAGTTCTATTTGTAA